The nucleotide window TTTCATCCAGAAGCGCCTCGACAAGCTTGAAACTTTCTATGACCGTATCACAGAAGGCGAGGTAATTCTGAAACTCAATAATAAAGACGGCATCGATAACAAGACCGTCGAAGTAAAGCTGTTTGTGCCGGGCACCACTCTGTTTAGCCAGGAAGATGCCCCCTCGTTCGAAGCCGCTGCCGATGCCGCCGCCGACAACCTGCGCCGCCAGATTACCAAGCACAAGGAAAAAATCACCAGCCACTAGGCTCTCTACCGCGGCTCTTTTCGCCCTGAAAGCCGACAAAAAAGCCCCGCCGGAAACACCGGCGGGGCTTTTTTGTGACTCAGCAGTGGCTGCAGAAATTTTACAGGCCAAACTCTGCCTTGATTTTGTCCACGTAGTCGAGCTTCTCCCAGGTAAAGGTCTCGAACGTTTTGGTTTCACCGGAGGGCATAACCACCTCTTTGGTGCCCGCCGGACGACCCATGTGCCCATAGGCCGCCGATTCGGCGAAGATGGGGTTGCGCAGGCCGAAGCGCTGCACAATGGCGTAAGGACGCATGTCGAAGAGGTTGTTCACCTTCTCGGCAATTTCGCCGTCGGTGAGCAGCTGGCCGTTGGCACCTTTTACTTTGGTAGTGCCATAGGTCGTGACGTAGAGGCCTACGGGCTGGGCTACGCCGATGGCGTACGCTACCTGTACCAGCGCCTGGTCGGCAACGCCGGCAGCCACGAGGTTTTTGGCGATATGACGCGTGGCATAAGCTGCCGAACGGTCAACCTTCGAGGAGTCTTTGCCCGAGAAAGCGCCGCCACCGTGGGCTCCTTTGCCGCCGTAGGTATCTACGATGATCTTACGGCCGGTAAGGCCGGAGTCGCCGTGAGGGCCGCCGATAACGAACTTGCCCGTGGGGTTGATGTGGTAGGTAATCTGGTCGGTAAACAGCTTCTGGGTTTCGACGTCCAGGGCAGCTTTGACACGCGGAATCAGGATATTGATAATATCCTCCTTGATGCGGACCAGCATGTTCTCCTCCGACTCGTCGAAGTCGTCGTGCTGGGTGCTTACCACGATGGTGTCGATGGCCTCAGGCGTGTTGTCGTCGGCGTAGCGGATGGTTACCTGGCTTTTGGCGTCGGGGCGCAGGTAAGTCATTTCCTGGCCCATCTTGCGGATTTTGGCCAGCTCATCGAGCAGGCGGTGCGAGAGGTCCAGAGCCAAGGGCATGTAGTTAGCCGTTTCCTTGGTGGCATAGCCGAACATCATGCCCTGGTCGCCGGCGCCCTGCTCTTCGTCGCTAGCGCGCTCCACACCCTGATTGATGTCGGGCGACTGCTCGTGCAGGCGGTTCATTACCTCGCAGGTGTCGGCGTTGAACAGGTACTCGGGCTTGTTATACCCAATGCGGCTGATAACACCCCGGACAATGGGCTCGGCATCTACGTGAGCCGTCGACTTGATTTCCCCGGCGACCAGCGCGAAGTCGGTCGTGACCAGCGTTTCGCAGGCTACTTTGGAAGCGGGGTCCTGCCGCAAATACTCGTCGAGGATGGCATCGGAGATTTGGTCGGCTACTTTATCGGGTGGCCTTCCGAAACAGATTCGGAGGTGAATA belongs to Hymenobacter cellulosilyticus and includes:
- the hpf gene encoding ribosome hibernation-promoting factor, HPF/YfiA family — its product is MKVQMHSVHFDADQKLLDFIQKRLDKLETFYDRITEGEVILKLNNKDGIDNKTVEVKLFVPGTTLFSQEDAPSFEAAADAAADNLRRQITKHKEKITSH